One Staphylococcus simiae genomic region harbors:
- a CDS encoding TIGR00730 family Rossman fold protein, giving the protein MKRIAVYCGASKGNDPSYVKEAYELGKYMAEQGYELVFGAGSIGIMGAIQDGVLDHGGTAIGVMPKMLDEREITSQKLTQLILVDSMHARKDKMTELADAFIMAPGGAGSLEEFFEMYSWAQIGIHEKPIAVFNLNGFFNPLQSLINHMIDEGFIDSKYKNLAPLCDTKEELMDTLLNYQPLGTRTYD; this is encoded by the coding sequence ATGAAAAGAATAGCTGTTTATTGTGGTGCAAGTAAAGGTAATGACCCATCATATGTTAAAGAAGCTTACGAACTGGGAAAATATATGGCTGAACAAGGTTATGAATTAGTGTTTGGTGCTGGTTCTATAGGTATAATGGGTGCAATACAAGATGGCGTACTAGATCATGGTGGTACTGCCATTGGTGTCATGCCAAAAATGCTAGATGAAAGAGAAATTACAAGTCAAAAATTAACTCAACTTATACTTGTGGATTCTATGCATGCACGTAAAGATAAAATGACAGAATTAGCAGATGCTTTCATTATGGCCCCTGGTGGAGCTGGATCATTAGAAGAATTCTTCGAAATGTATAGTTGGGCTCAAATTGGTATTCATGAAAAACCAATTGCAGTATTTAACTTAAATGGCTTTTTCAACCCCTTACAATCACTGATTAATCATATGATTGATGAAGGCTTTATAGATTCTAAATATAAAAATTTAGCACCATTATGTGACACAAAAGAAGAATTAATGGATACATTATTAAACTATCAACCATTAGGTACACGTACTTACGATTAG